DNA from Synechococcus elongatus PCC 6301:
CCCGCCTAGATCGCTCTCCCACAAGAACAGCAACCGTTCGAGTCAAAACACCTCAAAATCTGGTTTAAGCGCAGAGTTCCTCCAACTGTTGACGCTCCCAAAGGCTGCGATAGAGTCCTTCCGTCGCTAACAGTTCACGATGCGATCCGCTCTGAACTAAATGACCACGATCGAGCACCAAAATGCGATCGGCCGTTGCGGCAGCAGCTAACTGGTGTGAGATGAAGATCACGGTTCTCTGGCGATCGCGATCGCCATTCAAAGCCTGCAGAATTTGCGTTGCTGTTTGGTTGTCGACACTCGCTAAAGCATCATCCAAGATCAGAACCGGCGCTTGCAGCAACAAGGCGCGGGCCAAGGCCGTGCGCTGACGTTGACCACCCGAAAGCGTAATCCCCCGCTCACCCACTAAGGTGTCGTAGCGACGCGGGAAATTGAGAATTTCGCGATCGATTTGTGCCTGTTGAGCGGCGGCAATAATCTCGGCTTCACTGACCTCAGGATTGCCGTAGCGAATGTTGTCGCGAATCGGCAAGCTGAAGAGAAAACTATCCTGCGGCACGTAGGCGATCGCGCGGCGCAGGCTATTCAGTGATAGCTGCGTAATGTCCAACCCATCTAAGAAAATGCTGTCAGTCGGAACATCCAGCAAACGGGGCAAAGCGTTGGCTAGCGTTGATTTACCCGAACCAATCGGCCCAACAATCGCGATCGTTTCGCCAGGCTGAACCATGAAACTGATATTTGAGAGCGCGGGTTGAGGCTGGCCCGGATAGTGAATCGTGAGTCCATCCACTTTAATCGCACCAGTCAACTCAGAAGGCGGCACCACCAAGGCTTCAGGAACATCTTGGATCAGCGGTGGATGCTGGAGAATTTCTTCAATGCGATCGACGCTGACTTCACCACGCTGAAAAGCGGTAATCGTAAAGCCGAGTAATGCCGTCGGGAAGACCAGTCGCTCGACGTAGAGAATCAAAGCAATTAAGTCGCCCACCGTAATGCGATTGCCTTCGATCGCTTGTCCTCCCAGCCAGAGCAAAATCAACAGGCTAAAGCTAGCTAAACCTTCTAAGAGTGGAAAGAGAACGTTTCGAGTTTTTGTGAGCTTGAGGTTCGATTTCAGCAGCTTTTGATTCAGTCGACCAAAAGCTGCTCTTTCGTTCGATTCTTGCGCATAGATTTTGATCAGCGAAATGCCACTCATATCCTCTTGGATCAGCTGGCTAATCTCCGATAGCTCCTCCTGCACATCCTGCTGTTCTTGCCGCAGTCGCTGACTAAAGAGTTGAACCAGTAGCAACAGAATTGGATAGACTGCCAACGCTGCCAAACTGAGCAGGGGATCGATTGCCAGCATCAAGGGCAACGTCAGCACGTAGGCAAAGATTGTGTTGACCAGACTGAGAACCGCAAAACCGACCAAGCGGCGAATACTTTCCACATCACTGGTGGCGCGGTTGATCAAATCTCCCAGCGGCATATTGGCGAAATAGGTGGGTTCGAGCCGCAGCAAATGTTCAAATAGACGCTGCTTGAGATCGAACTCCACCTTGCGGCCTACCCCAAAGAGCAAAACCCGCGAGGCCATGCGGATCACCCACATGACCGAGGCTAGCCCCAAAATCAGAGCGCTATAGCGAACGACGTCCCCAAAGCCCAGGCCGTCTTGGACGTCATCGACGCAAGTTCGAATCAGCAGGGGCAGAACGACACCCACTCCATTGACCGCCAGCAGCGCCACAATGCCCAGAACGGCAGGCCGCCAATAGGGACGAATGTATTGCCCCAGCATGGCGAGGCGTTGGCGCGAAGAAAACGAAACGGACATCCACAGCTCGATGACGGCAACCTGTTGATCCTAGCGATCGCCGGCGGGGATGCTTGGAAAATGTGCCCCAGCGAACTCGACAAGCCGGGGTGGATGGTTTCTTACTTGCGGCAATGAGCCAGTTCGATCGGTGACTTAGCCGGATTTGCGATCGCTGCGCCAAATGCCGTAGCAAGCAATCAAAAACAGGATGAACAGAGGAGCGACCCCCAAGAGATCGCTCCAATTGCCATCCGTGGTGGCGAGAGGCAGCACCTAGCGGCCTTTCGGTCCTAGGCCGATCGCCCCTGCATAGAGCGCGTTTTCGCCGAGTGCTGCTTCGATGCGCAGTAAGCGGTTGTACTTAGCGATCCGTTCGCTACGGCTGAGTGAACCAGTCTTGATTTGACCAGCGCGGGTGGCCACGGCCAGATCGGCGATCGTGGTGTCTTCGGTTTCGCCAGAACGGTGGCTAATCACCGAGCGATAGCCGCTGCGAGTTGCCAAATCGATCGTGCGCAGTGTTTCCGTTAGCGTGCCGATCTGGTTGAGTTTGATCAACACCGCGTTGCCGACGCCCTGCTCAATCCCTGATTGCAGGCGATCGGGGTTGGTCACAAACAAATCATCACCGACCAACTGCACGGTGCTGCCGAGCTGCTGAGTCAGGGTTTTCCAGTTGCTCCAGTCGTCCTCTTGCAGGCCGTCTTCGATCGAAACGATCGGGTACTGGCTGACCAGATCGGCCAGAATGCCAATCATGCCGGCAGGTTCGTGGCTAACGCCATCACAGGTGTAGAGGCCATTTTTGTAGAACTCGCTGGAGGCGACATCCATCGCCAGAGCGACCTGTTCACCCGGCTTATAGCCAGCTGCTTCGATCGCAGTCAGCAGCAGTTCCAAGGCTTCTTTGTTGGAGCCGAGGTTGGGTGCAAAGCCCCCTTCGTCGCCAACACCGGTTGCCAAACCTTTGTCCTTGAGGACTTTGGCCAGCGCATGGAAGACTTCCGCACCCCAGCGCAGGGCTTCTTTAAAACTCGGTGCGCCAACCGGCATGATCATGAACTCTTGGAAGTCCACGTTGTTATCAGCGTGAGCACCACCGTTGATAACGTTCATCATCGGCACGGGCAGCACATTGGCCAGCGGTCCGCCCAAGTAGCGATAGAGCGGCAGATTCAGGCTGGTTGCAGCGGCATGGGCCGTTGCCAAAGAGACGGCCAGAATGGCATTGGCACCCAAATTCTTTTTGTTAGGCGTGCCATCCAGCGCGATCATCGCCTTATCAAGACCCTCTTGATCAAGAGCGCTCAATCCGATCAGCGCATCTTCGATCGCAGAGACATTTTCAACCGCTTTCTGAACGCCTTTACCACCGTAGCGGCTGGGGTCGTCGTCCCGAAGTTCGTGAGCTT
Protein-coding regions in this window:
- a CDS encoding ABC transporter ATP-binding protein produces the protein MSVSFSSRQRLAMLGQYIRPYWRPAVLGIVALLAVNGVGVVLPLLIRTCVDDVQDGLGFGDVVRYSALILGLASVMWVIRMASRVLLFGVGRKVEFDLKQRLFEHLLRLEPTYFANMPLGDLINRATSDVESIRRLVGFAVLSLVNTIFAYVLTLPLMLAIDPLLSLAALAVYPILLLLVQLFSQRLRQEQQDVQEELSEISQLIQEDMSGISLIKIYAQESNERAAFGRLNQKLLKSNLKLTKTRNVLFPLLEGLASFSLLILLWLGGQAIEGNRITVGDLIALILYVERLVFPTALLGFTITAFQRGEVSVDRIEEILQHPPLIQDVPEALVVPPSELTGAIKVDGLTIHYPGQPQPALSNISFMVQPGETIAIVGPIGSGKSTLANALPRLLDVPTDSIFLDGLDITQLSLNSLRRAIAYVPQDSFLFSLPIRDNIRYGNPEVSEAEIIAAAQQAQIDREILNFPRRYDTLVGERGITLSGGQRQRTALARALLLQAPVLILDDALASVDNQTATQILQALNGDRDRQRTVIFISHQLAAAATADRILVLDRGHLVQSGSHRELLATEGLYRSLWERQQLEELCA
- the eno gene encoding phosphopyruvate hydratase, producing MPDDYGTQIAEITAREILDSRGRPTVEAEVHLEDGSVGLAQVPSGASTGTFEAHELRDDDPSRYGGKGVQKAVENVSAIEDALIGLSALDQEGLDKAMIALDGTPNKKNLGANAILAVSLATAHAAATSLNLPLYRYLGGPLANVLPVPMMNVINGGAHADNNVDFQEFMIMPVGAPSFKEALRWGAEVFHALAKVLKDKGLATGVGDEGGFAPNLGSNKEALELLLTAIEAAGYKPGEQVALAMDVASSEFYKNGLYTCDGVSHEPAGMIGILADLVSQYPIVSIEDGLQEDDWSNWKTLTQQLGSTVQLVGDDLFVTNPDRLQSGIEQGVGNAVLIKLNQIGTLTETLRTIDLATRSGYRSVISHRSGETEDTTIADLAVATRAGQIKTGSLSRSERIAKYNRLLRIEAALGENALYAGAIGLGPKGR